Genomic DNA from Paenibacillus sp. KS-LC4:
CACCTGCATCGCAGTCATCCATAAGGGATCGACTCGCGGCGCCATTTTTTTCGTATAAATTGTACCACCCGCCCAGCATATAGCCGAAGCAATGGCAAGCAGGACACCCCACACAGAAATATGACCGGAAATACCGCCCGCCGTAATGGCTGCCACTCCGGCAAAGCCCAGCAGCAGACCGACTATTTTCAGCGGATACATCGCCTCTCCAAGCCACAGCCATGCGAATACACCGAGCAGCACAGGCTGTAGAAAGACAATGGCCGTAAACAGCCCTGCGGGCATATATTGAAGCCCTATCGTCTGAAAGCTGTAATAAAAGATGATGTTCAGTACAGAGGCAATAGCATAAATAGGCCAATTCTGCTTTAGTCGCAGCGGTCCTCGCTTCCATATGGCAAAGCCTATAAGCACAATACCGCCAAGCAGCGTTCGAATGCCTGCAAACAATAAAGGCGGAGAAAAATCCAGCGCATATTTAGAAAGCGGCCAATTAATGCCCCATATGAACACGAGAAAAATTAAATACATCGTTGCCGCTGATCGTGAAATTCCGGGCACCTTGAACAGCTCCTTGTATCGTCGTTTTACCAGATGATACAATAGTTTTCAGCATAAATAAAATAAATGTTTATCATGGGAGGCATACGCTGGCAATGCGGTCATCTCGGTTGAGTACATTAGCGGCAATCCGCTCATTAACTGCAAGTCTATATTGCGATATGCTATAATTCAACTATCATTTAGTACTTTAAAATATGTGTAAACACGATTTGAAAATTAGATTATAAGGGTGTGATTACACTGAAGCTCCTATCATTTAGTTACATAAACAAGGAAACAAACTGGATGTTAGATCAGTTGGAATTTGATGCTCTAACCTTATTAGTTGGTGCTAGTGGTGTAGGTAAAACAAAGATATTGAAAGCTTTAACTAATTTAAAGGATTTAGCTTTAGGGGAAAACACTTCGCAAGTGGAGCCTATATCTTTTTCAATAACCTTTGAAGAATTAGGCGTGCTGTATTTATGGGAAGGTGAAACAGAATCTACCGATTCCCATAAAATTACTGGATTTGATGCTCTAAATGAAAATTCCCCTTCGTTTGGATTTGTTTTCGAAAAACTATCCATCATTCAGCCAAACTCAGATCAAGAAACGCTTTTCAAACGCACTAGAACCGACCTTATCTTTTCTAATGGAAAATTTGCTCCGAAAATTGCTTTGAATAAAAGCTGCATTGGCATTTTTCCGGAGGAAGACACGATAAAGCCTGTATTCACTGCCTTTAAAAAAATCGTGCTTTTTGATTTCGAAGCAGGTCGACATATCGTATTCAGATCCAAAATTGTACCCAACTTTGAAGAAGTCAAACCAGAATCCTATAACGAGTTCCTTACTTTTTTGAAAAATAACAATGCGCCTATTTCATCTAAGCTTCTTATTGCCTCATTCGTTGTCAAAGATACAGTCAAAAATATTAAAACAGAATTTAATCAAGTTTTTGATTTTATTACTGACATAAGATTTCACTTAGAAAGTTCGCCCCATAACGAAGATTATTATGAATTACAAATATATGAGGAAGGCGTAGGCTGGATATCCTCATACGACATATCTTCTGGCATGCTCAAAACACTCCTTTTTATTTCACTTCGCTACTTGGAGCCTGAGGATAGTATTATACTAGTTGATGAGTTCGAGAATAGCTTAGGCATTAATTGTATTGATTTATTTGACTTCGGCTCTAATCGCAGCTCTCAATATATTTTAACTAGCCATCACCCCTACATAATCAACAAAATCCCTATGAATCATTGGAAAATCGTCAGCAGGGAGGCTGGTACCGTAATCGTTAAAAATGCTTCGGATTACAATTTGGGCAAATCCAGACATGATGCATTCAAACAGCTTATTAATCTTGCCGCTTATTCAGAAGGGCGGGATTAAGCATGAATTTATATATTCTGGTGGAAGGTCGATCAGAAAAATATATTTACCCTGCTTGGCTCAGTATTCTGCTGCCAGAGCTTACATATGTGCATCACCTTGAAGACGTGAGCAGCAATCACTATTATTTATTCAGCTGCGGCGGCTACCCGAACATCATAGATGATGTTGGCAATGCCATTGAGGACATGAAGGAGAATCCGAAATTTGATTACCTTATGGTCGTTCTTGATGGGGATGATATCGGGATACCCGCCCGCAAACAAGAAGTGCTGGCTGAAGCGCAAAAGCATCGCTTTGACCCTAATCGTTTAATAACAATTGTTCAAAATCCATGTATTGAAACTTGGTGTCTTGGAAACCGCAAAATTTTCAGAAGAAATCCTGATTCACCTGATTTTCAAAAATGCTTCAAGCACTACAATGTCAATGAGCTTGATCCTGAAATAATGCCGTTGCACCCGGAGCTTTCGCAATATACAACTACAGCCCAGTATCACGAGCATTACTTAAAATCTATGTTGGCTGATCGTGGCTTGAGCTATACAAAGGGCAAAGGAACTAAGGCTGTACAAAATGATCATTATTTCTCCGAAATGATAAAACGTGTTAATGAAACCAACCATCTGCCATCATTCCGTGACTTTATCTCTTCAATGGCGCAATTAAAATTAAACATTCATGGTCAAGATACAGCCGCTCCCTCAATTGAAAGCTAATTAACAGCAGTTATATAGATGCTTGATCTACTCGTTAAATGGATAGTGTTCATTTTAAAAATATATGAACACTACCCATTTTTCATATACATAGCCTACCTTAACAACATCTTAATCTTGAAAAATAAAGCTTACTCACCCACTGCATTTAGCCGTGCGTTATAAACTCAGCTCCCTGCGCTTAGCGACCAGCTCGCTAAATTTCAGCTCCAGCGCCGCCTTCTCCTCGGCTGAGCAATGCGGCAGCGATAGCCGCGCCAGCGTCTCGGCGAACTCGCGCTCCAGCTTCAGCCGCAGCTCCTCCCGCTCCACACTCGCTTTCACCGATCCTATTCCTACAGCTGTACAATGGTTGGCAGCATCATCGCCAGCTTCAGCCGCTTCGTTCTCACTGAAGCGCCATTCCCTGCCACCGAGAAGTTGTAGCGTATGCGTCGCTGCTCCACTAACCAAGCGCCGATCATGGGACGCAAATATAATCGTTCCAGGGTAAGCTCTTAGCGTTTCTTCCAACTGCTCGCGAGCATAAATATCCAAATAATT
This window encodes:
- a CDS encoding DMT family transporter; protein product: MYLIFLVFIWGINWPLSKYALDFSPPLLFAGIRTLLGGIVLIGFAIWKRGPLRLKQNWPIYAIASVLNIIFYYSFQTIGLQYMPAGLFTAIVFLQPVLLGVFAWLWLGEAMYPLKIVGLLLGFAGVAAITAGGISGHISVWGVLLAIASAICWAGGTIYTKKMAPRVDPLWMTAMQVAIGGVVILAAGLASESWSDIVWNMSFIFDTLFISVFVIAIGWLIYFKLIGNGDAAKVGSFMFLIPLIAIVFSVLFLNEHVTINLAVGLALVAASIIVVNRKPRRLEKELPVL
- a CDS encoding ATP-binding protein — protein: MLDQLEFDALTLLVGASGVGKTKILKALTNLKDLALGENTSQVEPISFSITFEELGVLYLWEGETESTDSHKITGFDALNENSPSFGFVFEKLSIIQPNSDQETLFKRTRTDLIFSNGKFAPKIALNKSCIGIFPEEDTIKPVFTAFKKIVLFDFEAGRHIVFRSKIVPNFEEVKPESYNEFLTFLKNNNAPISSKLLIASFVVKDTVKNIKTEFNQVFDFITDIRFHLESSPHNEDYYELQIYEEGVGWISSYDISSGMLKTLLFISLRYLEPEDSIILVDEFENSLGINCIDLFDFGSNRSSQYILTSHHPYIINKIPMNHWKIVSREAGTVIVKNASDYNLGKSRHDAFKQLINLAAYSEGRD